In Desulfovibrio sp. 86, the following proteins share a genomic window:
- a CDS encoding HD domain-containing phosphohydrolase, which translates to MKMQEMDAQSVASKYRLKKAVIAAVSLALFTVAAAVAYVLCTLQIRNVTQEILNNQRDMEQVWMDKSLEAIHSWHNGLAEQSRFISSAEMFRLFAVDVSNLGPDGATRLTAPDAESSSDEALHSLAEQLPYMQDLLRDFVRSRQWTAARIVMPNGQPLVAQEHDNPLTEMQAELVREAVTDKVLSFGPVRALGQNLVIDMVDPLYEVLGQGSTKPVAALLATIPVDRTLVSFLSLSQEQHREIRPCIVQSEGNAIQAISLRGGKAELLPTTAQMDKSSLTFKRRPGIGEQGEVYSLGSYVSGLDWWVVLEVPASEVDAVLKNQAHQIYGLGILGSLGTALLFAFVWASIAGRAYRTTANHFLRLYLLIRQQKLMLDSVNASLQAGLLMINSQGQVQMCNPAFNAIVGKTEQDIAGCGVADLLPPDAAATLLEGMTTVAANKTEGSIEISLDQPQGSRLYRVTLFPFEDRLQMESPVSGGCVGIFQDITEFRRRAEAARERQASSTAALVRAIESVDVNLIGHSQKMEQVVDLLCTTMDLSNENKDTLRLAARLSQVGKIFVPHQLLTKTGKLTPEEQSEVMRAPEYAYRVLQDLQFGLPVPDAVYQMGERLDGTGQPRKLRGDDITPNARILAVVNAFCAMVSPRSYRAGMDPQEAITLLKRDPGFDQDVVAKLAALSNDSLKKAIFAGADASSNPVHSEM; encoded by the coding sequence ATGAAGATGCAGGAAATGGACGCCCAAAGCGTGGCCAGCAAGTACCGCCTGAAAAAAGCCGTAATTGCAGCGGTCAGTCTGGCGCTTTTCACCGTGGCCGCCGCTGTGGCGTATGTGTTGTGCACGCTTCAGATCAGAAATGTCACGCAGGAAATCCTGAATAATCAGCGCGACATGGAGCAGGTCTGGATGGACAAGTCCCTTGAGGCCATCCATTCATGGCACAATGGCCTTGCAGAACAGTCGCGTTTTATCAGTTCGGCTGAAATGTTCCGGCTTTTCGCTGTCGATGTATCAAACCTCGGGCCTGACGGCGCCACAAGGCTGACGGCTCCCGATGCGGAATCAAGCAGTGACGAGGCCCTGCACTCGCTGGCCGAGCAACTGCCCTATATGCAAGACCTTCTGCGTGATTTTGTCCGCAGCAGGCAATGGACGGCAGCCCGTATTGTCATGCCCAATGGCCAACCCCTGGTTGCGCAGGAGCATGATAATCCCTTAACGGAAATGCAGGCGGAACTGGTACGCGAAGCGGTGACCGACAAGGTTCTGTCCTTCGGGCCTGTGCGCGCTCTTGGGCAGAATCTTGTCATCGACATGGTTGATCCGCTCTACGAAGTCCTGGGGCAGGGCAGCACCAAACCTGTTGCGGCTCTGCTGGCCACAATTCCCGTGGACAGGACTCTGGTGTCCTTTCTGTCGTTGAGCCAGGAGCAGCATCGGGAAATCCGTCCCTGCATTGTGCAGAGTGAAGGCAACGCCATACAGGCCATCAGCCTGCGTGGCGGCAAGGCAGAGCTGCTCCCGACAACGGCGCAAATGGATAAAAGCAGCCTCACGTTCAAGCGCAGACCGGGTATTGGGGAACAGGGCGAAGTGTACTCCCTGGGCAGTTATGTCAGCGGGCTCGACTGGTGGGTCGTTCTGGAAGTTCCTGCCAGTGAAGTTGACGCGGTGCTGAAGAATCAGGCCCATCAGATTTACGGGCTCGGCATTCTCGGCAGCCTGGGCACAGCCCTGCTGTTTGCCTTTGTGTGGGCCAGCATAGCTGGGCGCGCCTATCGTACAACCGCCAATCATTTTCTGCGCCTCTACCTCCTCATACGCCAGCAAAAGCTTATGCTGGACAGCGTAAACGCCTCACTCCAGGCGGGCCTGCTGATGATCAACAGCCAGGGGCAGGTACAGATGTGCAATCCTGCCTTTAACGCCATCGTCGGAAAGACTGAACAAGATATCGCTGGCTGCGGCGTTGCTGACCTGCTGCCGCCTGACGCAGCCGCAACCTTGCTGGAAGGCATGACTACGGTGGCGGCCAACAAGACCGAAGGCAGTATAGAGATATCGCTCGATCAGCCGCAGGGATCCCGTTTGTACCGGGTAACGCTTTTTCCCTTTGAAGACAGGCTGCAGATGGAATCGCCTGTTTCAGGCGGATGCGTGGGCATTTTTCAGGACATCACGGAATTCCGGCGCAGGGCAGAGGCCGCCCGCGAGCGGCAGGCCAGCAGTACTGCAGCCTTGGTGCGCGCCATTGAAAGCGTGGATGTGAACCTTATTGGGCATTCGCAGAAAATGGAGCAGGTCGTGGACCTTCTGTGCACAACCATGGATCTTTCCAATGAAAATAAAGATACACTGCGCCTCGCGGCCCGCCTTTCTCAGGTAGGCAAGATTTTTGTGCCTCACCAGCTGCTGACCAAGACGGGCAAGCTTACCCCGGAAGAGCAGAGCGAAGTCATGCGGGCGCCAGAATACGCCTACAGGGTATTGCAGGATTTGCAGTTCGGCCTGCCAGTGCCCGATGCCGTTTACCAGATGGGAGAGCGGCTTGACGGCACCGGCCAGCCGCGTAAGCTGCGAGGCGACGACATCACGCCCAACGCGCGCATTCTGGCCGTGGTCAACGCTTTTTGCGCCATGGTCAGCCCGCGTTCCTACCGGGCGGGCATGGATCCGCAGGAGGCTATCACGTTGCTCAAGCGCGATCCGGGCTTTGACCAGGACGTTGTGGCAAAGCTGGCGGCCTTGTCCAATGACAGTTTGAAAAAAGCCATTTTCGCCGGGGCGGACGCCTCTTCAAACCCTGTTCACAGTGAGATGTAA
- a CDS encoding transglutaminase-like cysteine peptidase, whose translation MKNKRRLRISLIITLSVAVVFLLAAFAWRHFTPAAANAGPRAGTVLVAGGLVGDDYAPDRPITTTFDRVDQLEPAPQHQPNRQVPPRPSVQRSAQTEIESPTPPLEEDAAAGDALAATQDERSASLADVGADTDKTALGDAASGEEAPSDVRGEASALAPDAASKPPAEPADIKPGTSGAKVQLFGTVEFKRPLSSLPNWLDLLKRNAKDPIFIPGKYFKKNVTWDSFKEKAQGKSPMELLRYVNAFWNTWPYKEDIVNWGVEDYWAIPAEFLKKSGDCEDYAIVKYFTLKELGIPRENMRIVVVRDTVRNLAHAVLAVYMDGDAYILDNLSNAVLSHSRIRQYSPQYSVNEVGRWAHLKGRKVK comes from the coding sequence ATGAAAAATAAACGTCGACTGCGTATTTCCCTGATAATAACCCTGTCTGTGGCAGTGGTATTTCTGCTGGCGGCCTTTGCCTGGCGGCACTTTACCCCTGCGGCCGCCAATGCAGGGCCGCGCGCGGGCACGGTGCTTGTTGCCGGCGGACTTGTTGGCGACGATTACGCCCCAGACCGTCCCATAACGACAACGTTTGACAGGGTTGACCAGCTTGAGCCCGCTCCGCAGCATCAGCCCAACAGGCAGGTTCCGCCGCGTCCTTCCGTCCAACGATCTGCCCAGACAGAGATAGAAAGCCCCACGCCGCCGCTTGAAGAAGATGCAGCAGCGGGTGACGCGCTTGCTGCCACGCAGGATGAACGCAGTGCTTCTCTCGCGGATGTGGGCGCGGATACGGATAAAACTGCCCTTGGGGATGCCGCGTCAGGTGAGGAAGCTCCGTCAGACGTTAGGGGCGAGGCGTCCGCACTTGCCCCGGATGCGGCGTCAAAGCCGCCTGCCGAACCTGCAGACATAAAGCCCGGCACGTCCGGCGCCAAGGTGCAGCTTTTTGGCACAGTGGAGTTTAAACGGCCGTTGTCTTCCTTGCCAAACTGGCTTGACCTGCTTAAACGCAATGCAAAAGACCCCATTTTTATTCCAGGCAAATATTTTAAAAAAAATGTCACCTGGGACAGCTTTAAGGAAAAAGCGCAAGGCAAGAGTCCCATGGAGCTTCTGCGCTATGTCAACGCATTCTGGAATACCTGGCCCTACAAGGAAGATATCGTTAACTGGGGCGTTGAGGATTACTGGGCCATACCGGCAGAGTTTCTGAAAAAATCCGGCGATTGTGAAGATTACGCAATAGTCAAATATTTCACGCTTAAAGAGCTGGGCATACCGCGCGAAAACATGCGCATCGTGGTCGTTCGCGATACCGTGCGAAACCTGGCGCACGCCGTTCTGGCTGTATATATGGACGGCGACGCCTATATACTTGATAATCTCAGTAATGCCGTTTTGTCCCACAGCCGGATCAGGCAATACAGTCCGCAATATTCGGTGAATGAAGTGGGCCGCTGGGCGCACCTTAAAGGTCGCAAAGTAAAGTAG